In the genome of Limnobaculum zhutongyuii, one region contains:
- the cyaY gene encoding iron donor protein CyaY, translated as MNDTEFHQLAEKLMHNIEEAIDSIDSDADIDYEINGGVMSLSFENGTKIIINKQEPMHQVWLATKSGGYHFDYRDGQWFCDRSGQEFFSVLSEACTEQAGEEVYLRD; from the coding sequence ATGAATGATACTGAGTTTCATCAACTGGCAGAAAAATTGATGCATAACATCGAAGAGGCCATTGATAGCATCGATAGCGATGCCGATATTGATTATGAAATCAATGGTGGGGTGATGTCACTCTCTTTTGAGAATGGCACTAAAATTATCATTAACAAACAAGAGCCTATGCATCAAGTCTGGCTGGCAACCAAAAGCGGTGGATACCATTTTGACTACCGTGATGGTCAATGGTTTTGCGATCGCAGCGGGCAGGAGTTTTTCTCTGTGCTGTCAGAAGCCTGTACCGAACAGGCGGGTGAAGAGGTTTATTTGCGGGATTAA
- the lptM gene encoding LPS translocon maturation chaperone LptM: protein MNTFFRCSLLVLTTFWLAGCGLKGPLYMPTDEPPKKESPLKPTQSQPAQTENNAQGDKATKE from the coding sequence ATGAATACATTTTTTCGTTGCTCACTCTTAGTACTGACAACCTTTTGGCTTGCTGGCTGCGGCTTGAAAGGGCCTTTATATATGCCAACGGACGAGCCGCCTAAGAAGGAGTCTCCGCTAAAACCGACGCAATCACAACCTGCACAAACAGAAAATAATGCTCAGGGTGATAAAGCGACCAAAGAGTGA